TCATGGGTACGTATCTTTTGGGTTTCTTCCACTTCCCTCTTATAGTATGTGGGACATCAGCGTGAGAAATGGAGGAAGTTGGTGCAAGCAGACCTGCACTATCAACACACATTACTGGGCAAGACTTTGGCGTCTTGGAAGGTAGGATGGAACAGCCTTTCCTTTGGGGCACTTGTCTGCATGTGCTGTAGTGTTTCAGTGAGAGCTGAAGAGCTGCCACACTGCTTCGCTCGAGGCACATACACACCGCGTTTGCAGGGTAGAATGGAGGCTTGTGTATGTAGGGCTGTCTGAGCTCTAGCATTACTTTTTGGAGCAGAATAACCAAGGTAATCTTGTAGCACTGATGAATGGTATAATCATAGCTAGCATTAACTGTTGTGTAATGATTGCTTGTCACAGAGAAGCAGCATTTGCTTTCAGTagctgtattttttccccctgtactCTACTGCCAGTGCTACGTATGAGCTGCTACTAAGAGTTCCTAGATGTTGCCTCTCCTCACAGGTGTTGAGGTAAATTTACCTCTCAgtactatttctttttcagatttaCCAAGAAAATGTACAGTGTATTCTGTATCAAGTAACTGAGAAGGAGAAACAGCACACTCGACTGCTGCTGCGGTGAGCCTTTTCCTAGGCAGCATGAGAGGAGGGACTGCACTGCAGTCAAATTAATTACTTTCTTTCACTGCCACCTTTGTAACTTTTTGAATGTTCAGTGCTGGGAGTTGACTCTGCCATGCATTGCTGTTTCTTTGCATGCAGGTCATCtagttaaaagaaaacaatgtctTCCTGTTTGCTATCTGTTTTgcttgaatattttttaaatctctgtttAGTCCTGTGAGAGTCAACAGACAGCAAACTGCATCATTCCCTATTTGTTATGGTATTAAAGCAGCCTGGACGATGCAGAGGCTTCTCTTGCATTACAGTGAGGAGAGTGATTAAAGATACTACCACATGGCGTTGGTTGTAGTTACTTTACTTTAATTACCTTATTTGTTTTAATGCTATACAGCTTGAGTCACTTGCAGAGCCTGATTGgctcagctgaagctgctgtaTTACAGAGTGTGTTGTGTTTTGCCCTGCCTTATCTTCAGTAGAGACCTGAAGGGGCAGAAGTTGATTTGCATGACTGAGTTTATAGATGCAGCTGGTTTTGGTTCCTCTGTGAGTAGGAAAGTGCCAAATGAACAAGTGAGAATCATTCTTaatgggtttgtttgtttttaaattttgtatgtatttttgCCTTCAGACAGGTGCTGTGTACCTGGAGAGAAAATGCCCTTGCTCTTATACATGAATCTAAGGCAGATGAGCACTACAGGAGAGCAATCCTGTCAAAGGTAGGATCTGTACAGCAGGTGCCAAGGTCTCAGTACAGGTGCTGATTCAGGCAGGGGTCAGGTAATACAATTAGAAGGACCAAAAACTTAATCTAAGAGCCACTACTAAGAGAGATCTGCAAAGTGGGAGTCTCATCTTGTTTTTACAGGTGTCTCTGAAACTTGTCTCTGTAAGCTCAtggctttttctcttcctccttcttctcatTTCTTAGAAGGAAGGGAAGACCAGTAGTATGATACAGCATAGTAGTATTGGTgaggtggggcagggaggggatggatgCAAGAGATGAACACCTTGAAAAATGCCAAGGGGACCCTCTGAAATACAGAAGTATTTAATTTGTAGGAAATTCTTACTGTCCTGCTGAGCCTTATATGAAAAATGAGGTGGAAGTGGTTATGTTACCGTCGATGGGGGGAGTGCATTGTGTCCCCTTCCATTGCAGTGCCAGTCTGTGTCCCATCTCCTGTTCACATTGTATcttcaggtgctgctgcagtggagaGACACTGCCTGGCTAGGAGCGTGTCACCGCCATCTGAAGGTGACAGCTGTGGTGGAGGCCAGAAAACATTTGGATATAGGTGAGCTGATGTAGATGTTGAACTCTCAAAAGACCTTGTTGCCTGTGTATGAGCCAAGGGCAGTCTGTTGTGTCATCTGTACAGATGAAGTGACTGGATGGTCTGTTGGCTTACAAAGGATGTCCCCAGAGAATGGAGAGTGAGTTGGGACTCCAGTGATCTGCTGAATGCTGCTTGTGTtacttctgcttctctgtttgTTCCTTGTACTATATAAGGAATGCTAACGCTTCCTTCTTCAAAGGAATTTTCCATTACTAATTTTGAGAACCTCGGACATCTCTTTTGAGGGCAGTGCAAGTAGTCTTACCAATTACTGCTTTAGTCATTCTCTAATAATTCATACTGAAAGACCCTCAAACTCTGCAAGCATTTTCATGGCACCATGGTACATTCTTGACATGAGGACTCTGAAGCACAGAGGGCATATGATTTCCTAAAGGTTACAAAGAATGTCAGTGGCAACAGGGAAGACTTGCAAGTCACAGGTCCCCGTCTGTTACATGCAGTGTTTCACAATTGTCCTATACTGAATACTCTCAGTGCTGAGTGTTGTCCAAGTTAAGTGTTGCTGAAACAGTCTGGAAGAGTAGCTGATCACTTGATACTCTGAGATTAATAGTCTCCTTTTGGTACATGGGTTAATTTATCTTCCCCTAACAGTGTATTTACAGACCCTGtttcttcactggaaggaaTTAACAAGGGAGTCTCTGATGCTGAAGGCTCACCACCATagggcagcacagcaccaccagcagcacttGCTCCAGAAGTACCTggtgaaatggaaaaattatcATCAGAAATGCCTTGGGAAAAAGGTGAGAATGATCAGCAACCTCCTCAGCCTGTGGGAAGTTACGGGTGTGGAGGAACACGCTGTGTTCCCTGGTGAAGGGAATGGCAGTCTTGGCTGAGAAGGAGCATGACAGTTTTGTGTAGTGAGGGGGAAGGAGCATGGCTGTGTCTTGCCTGAAGAAACGGATAGAAGTAACAGAGTTAACCAGACAACCCGAGCTTGCCAGGATGGGACCATATACTGCGAATGAAATCCTTGCTGGGCTTATAGATACCTGCAAATGGGGTTACATTGTAGGGCACTTGGGTATTGGGGGTGGCCTCAACAGAGCAAAGGGAGGGTGATAAAAGCTGTTGGGTAGCTGTTCTAATAGCATTTGGCTCAGATAAATGGGGTTTGTCTGCAAGTGACTCAATCTTTTGGTTGcctttcagctgctgcagagaagggGAGATGAACTAATGACTCATAGActttgctctgcttccttctcttGCTGGAAAGCTCGGGTAAGGAATTTTCCCCTGAGTAGATACCTGGCTCCTTGCTAGTcattctcccttctccttcacgTTCCATTTATACAAGGACCAAGAAAACTTTGTTTAAacattttcaggattttttggtTCAGCTAGCACAAGGGACACCTTGCCATAGACTGGGTGAACTGAGTAGGTTTTTCTGCTCTGGGTCTACCATCACTTCCTCCTTGCTTGATGCTTTGGCTGGTGTTGGGTATTTGGCTGGTGTTGGGTATGTCAACTCCTAACCTGGttgctgtgcatttttttcccctaatagCTGTTGCAGCAGcaatgggaaaagcagaagacAGTGCAAGCACTGTGGCACTGGTCCCTTTCAGTGCAGAGGAAGGTAAGggggtgtgcagggcaggggcaggcaaGTGAGTTTGCAGATGTACAGATCATGTGCAGATTTGAGTGCAGTCAGCAGAGTGCACACTGAATGtctgtttcctttcctctttggGATGCTGTATGTTATTTTGGGATGCTGGAAAACTCCCTAAAATTTCTTAACTGATTAGAAAATGCACACGTTTCCCCATCTGGCCTCAGCTGATATAaatctctgtccctctgtcatTGTGGCAGTGCCCTGCTGTTGATGTAGCTCTGCCTATTCCTATCCATTGTAAGGGAGAGTTGCTGTCTGCAGGGGGAGTCCCTGGCCTGGAACCTGTCTATATAATGCTTGCAGCTCTCATTGTTCTGTTTTAGGCATTTGATGCTTGGCTCGGGTTTGCAaaagggcagcaggagaagaaagatgGCATTGAAAATGTCACAGGAGTTCACCACACAACTCCTTTGAGAGAAGATGCAACCCGTGCCTTGAGAAACACTGCTGGCATCAAACAGCTTCAGGGTCAGCTCCACACCCGGCACCAGCTGGAGGTGAAAGAGTGATTGCTCAGATACATATCCAGAACTGGGCTGCTCtggtctctgctctgtgtgtggggtgtgtgtttgtgtgtatgtgcatgtaTGTATCTTGGAGCTCCACATCCCAGCTGTTTTTAGATCCTACATACACTTCTATCTCTGGTTCAAGGCATTTCATTCAGCTGAGACTAGAGCACTTCAGACTCATTGGGAACCTTTCTTAATGAAACTATTTCAAAACTGGCCAATTCCTGCCGTAGACAATATTCGTGATTGAAACCTTTGCATGTGGGTCAGATCTCTAAATTTTGTGCTAGAATGAAGCATTAGAGTCTACATCTGATCCTGTCTTAGCTTTAGCAGTGCTTATACCTTCATATGTGGGCTTGTGTCACTTCTGCCTTTGAGTATCAACCCAGCCCTGTGCGTGAAAAGGATGCCTGTATTGACTGCTCTCTTCCTGCTTCTGGGCAGCGTTCCCAGCTCTTTTCCGTGTTTTCAAGATACCAGTTGTTCCATTTGCTAATGTGCAGCTTGCCTTGGTGCAGAAGTACCCAGTTAATTTTCCTCACCCAAAATGTTACTACAGTGGACCTCTTGATTCAGTTTAGAGAGCTGGTATGGCTGTGAGGGCATCAGAAATCTCGGTTCCTTCTCCCTGGGTGATACGATACTTCCTGCTCTCAGCCATCAGATGCTCATCAGATTCTTTGTGTTGGCAGGCAGCCTACAGTCTTCACCAGTCAGTGTATTGTTGTGCCATGCTGTAGAAACAGAAGGCTCTCTCCCAGAAATTAAataagcctttttctttttttgccacCTCAGAAGAAGCAAGTGACATTGAAAAGGCCTGATGTTAGTCCTGAGACAAGAGGACATTCATCAGAGGAAGAGCCATGGCCTTCAAAATGCAGACATCTACCACTTCACCCTGCTGATTGGGGCTCAGTTCTCTGTGGCCTGTGAGTGTAAATTTCCAGTCCCTCCCCTGTTTCTCTGGCATATATGTAACTTTGCATGTATGTAATCTATCTACATGTGTCTCATTTTTGTGTATCTAAGTTCTCTCATTGGTGACTTAGTTCCATGCATTCTCCTTAACTGACTCTGCATCATGTGGCTGGTGGTACAGAGTTACACAAAAGCTGCTGTGTAATGCAAGCATCAGCCCACACATAGTGAAGGTATTTATGACTGTACTTGCCAGTGACAGGTAGAACCAGCTCAGCTTATAGACCTTCCACTTTGTGTTTCTCAAGGTACAATTGAATTTGTGGAGCACTGGCCATTTGTCATAGGAACAGTTATATAGAGAAATGTTTGAAAGATACCTTTGATGGGACTTTGGTCATCAGGAGAGCTTATCTTGCCCAAGTGACCTAGTGTCACTGAAGCTcttgtttttttcactgtagtCATCTGATGAAATGATAAACATCAAGATCCTGGTGTACAGAAGCTGAACTTtattcttgcttctttcttttccctggggaagctattccttaaaaaaatacctaTTGCTCATGGGGCAGTTGCAAGGAAGAATTGTCTATGAAGCTTCTCAGTGCAGGACAGGAACCCTACAGGGAAATAAGATGGTAACTTCACATTACTTCAAGCAAGTTTATGCTGCCAAAAGAAGAGTTTCTGCTCTGTTCAGTTATGTCACTTCTACCACTCTTCGTGTTGGCACAACCATAGTGAACTAGATTCTCACATTGATACACACTGAAATGTAATCTTTAAGAATCATTATTGCATGCAAGGAGAATGTTGCAGAGAAGGGATGAATGATGAAACAGTACTGTTTCTTTAGCTGCAATGCCAGCTTACGCCAATTTACAACACTCATAAGTCTGGGGCATTCTTTGTTCTGTTGTACTTTTCAGAAATGCTATTCAACAAGCCAGGTTACCACCATGGAAGCCTGAGTTTCCTCTGGAGTCTCTAGAAAGCAAGGGACTGCTGGGACCTCCTTTTACTAGGTAGAAAATCACTTATaaaagtaaaggaaagagggTGATTTAGAGTGGGCATAGTAGAGCAGCTAATTGGAGAGCTGTATGCAAGGGAATGACAAGAGTCTCCCCTTTTTTTGCACTGACTGCAAAGGACAAGACCAACAGGTTGCAATGTATAGTGACCTTATCCTTCTTCCTGTACAGGTCAGAGGTACCCTTTCAACAAACATGTGTGAATAAATGTTCTGCACAGACTGGGAACTTAATGCTGACACCTCACATGGAAGAAAGTACCTGTAAATGTCTATctcatccccatccctctctcacttgtgctgctctcccctctctccccctgtGGACACAGGACATGcactgtgctgggcaggggccAGAGCTATGGTCTCCTGCATCTTTCATGTCCCAAATGAAAGCTGGCTCAGAAAAGGTGAGTGTATTGCTGAAGGAACAATTAGTGTGTGTATTGGGCTGCTGTCAGCAGGCCTTTTGCTTATTGCTGTTTTGTGGTTCTTCTGAACTGCCCACCTGGATATTGAGCTGTTTTTTACTTGTTCTAGCTGTCGTCTTTAAAGCTGACCAAGTGAACTGCCTTTGAATGCCCAAGAACTGTTTACCTCTAGTCTGAACCAATCCACATGTGTGTTGTACTGTATTTCATGCCTTTTTCCTGGTGGTCTTCCTAGCCAGATCTTTTCTTAGCAAGTGATGTGAGGGTGCTGCCTCTTCAGAGTTCAGAGCAGTTACAGTTTGCTGTCCAGATTGCAGGGATTTAAGAGAAACTAAATTTAGGAGCAGTGGGTATGTCTGAGAGcctcaaaaaaatgaaattcactTAACCTGCAAGTAGGTGCTTCATTTTCAACTCCTTTTTCCACACAGAATGGGAAGTTTTAGAAATATCTCCATGCTGGAAATCAAAGAGCCCATCTTTTAAGCTCGCTTCTTCTGTGGGATTTTATGAGAGGGGCTCAGCACCTACAGGAGTTGTCTGAGTGGGAGTAGTCGGTCAGGCACATGCTACTTGTAGGGCTTACTGAAGAAAAACCCTTTGAGGAAAAACTTGATATCATTCTGGCCTTCTAGAGAGGAGGTCAGCCTGTGAATGGTCACAAAGGAGCCCATTCCCAAGACTCTCAACAGAATTCTGTGGAGAAGAAGTTGCAACCAAATTTGCAGCCACATTTGCTGTCACCTGAAAACTTGGTGGGAAAAGGGAGTCACCAGACTGCAGGTAGGTCCTCAGATCTGAACTGTAGCAGTTGCTCATCCTCCTCTCTAATCTGTATGAGACTGCAAGTCACTGCCACAAAAATGTGTGGGAGACAGGGCAATCTTGTGTGCCAGCATCAGGAGGTAAAGGATATCAGTATTCCTTTCTGGGATGGTAAATGCAGTTATATGGATTCTGCTGAGTCTGGGGGCTAAAGCCCTCCTCTAGGTATTGAAGGATGGGAACTGCTTGGGGCCAGCTTCTTTCAGCAAGAATGTGCTCAGGTGCTGGGGTGTTCTTATGTACAACAGAACTTAGTTCAGGAGGGAAGAGTTCACCCAGTAAGGCTCTCTGAGATTTCCCTGTACTTACAGTATAGCTGTAAGGGGGACAGATGGTGTCTAAGCACCTCTCACTGTGGTGTTTTAATGACATCAGAGCAAGAAATGTGTTTTGCAGGACTAGACTGTACTTAATTACTTCTAGACTAAATGTAAAAGATTAAATCCTGAACAGGCCAAAACAGTATCTGTAGTACTAAAACCATCCACCGAAGCATTTCTTATCTTTTGTGTGTTCAGAGTCTTCAGAGCTTGTACTGCTGTCAGAATTCCTGCCCTCTCACTGTACCTGATCCTTTAGGGTCAACAGGTACATGTCACAGGGAAACAAAACATGTGAAAAAGACTTGGGAGGGTTCAATTTTTcctgtcattaaaaataatttcttttccttcttatcAAAGAAAGAGTTGATGTCTGTTCTACCTCCATTGCTTGTGCCTtgtattttcccttcagctgaaggggaaaagagggagcaCAGTTCCAGAGAAGAAATGGTGTTGCAGAGAAAGGTGGAAGTTGAACTCCGACATATCCAGCAGCAGATGCAGTACTACTACAGCAGGAAGCAAGAACTCAAGTATGTTGCAATGCCCCTTTAGCCAGCCTTTCTTCGTGTTGTCAACTGTTGTGCTTTTTCTGTGTATCTGCTCTGAAAATAATTGGTCTTTTCACAGTAGAACTgtgaatgaaacagaaaagttccagagatttttattttctcctttcgAGTTCACTtcaggtgaaagagagtaggtgCATAACTACTTCTGTAGTCAGCCAAGTGGTTTAATTATACCTTTGGCAGCTCTTGGAGAAGCATGTCAGAGGTATCACTGGGTGTAATCGGAAGACAGTACAAATGAATTGCACAGAGCAGTTGAAATTTAGCTTTTAGTTATTTTATCAAGAAGAGTGAGGTGAAAAGCTgagcttttccagctttcaattaaaaaaattaaatatggcTGGTATTTGATAACTGCTCTACTAGaacaagaaaatagaaatgcttAAAAGAAGATGGGGCTTGGGGGGAATTTAACTGTCAGGAAGAAGTCAGGGACTAGAAGCAGGAGATGGAGGCAAGAGTTTTCAGATTCCTCTGCTTTccaccatttttttccctttttaaaaagatttaaacCATTGACTGCTTTGAGACAAAAAAATGGGTCTTATTGCAAGTATCAATTGCAAGTCTAAGTTGGCTTAGACTGTTGAGCTCTTAATTGGGATAAACAATCTTTCTAATCTGTTTTATCAGGTGCTGTCAACAGCAGGCACAGATtctgcagcagtggctggaaATGAGCATGCAGGCAGGAGCCCAAGATGGTGTGCAAGGAGTTCAGGAAGAATTGGGTCAGGTGTGTACACAGCATTTAAATTGAAGCTACTGAAGTGATTATGACTATGCTATGCACTTAGCCTAAAGGCTGATGGTAGCTGTGATGAGTTGTGTAGTAAGCTGTTAGTAAAATGCTAAGAGAAGTGAAATTTGTAGTCAGGGCTGAGGAGCAGAATAGGCTGTGTCTAGATGCATCTTCCTGTTCATTCAGAAATGTAACTCCTGCTCCAATAGACCTTTCTGAGGCTATTTCCAACCTATGGATCAGGCTTTCATAGACTGAATCTCAAAATTTTTCCTGCAATTTCTCAAGACAATTCCCTCTGTGCAGACTGCATCTGCACTGCTGTCAGGCCCCAGGTTCACACAGCCACGTGTGGGTACTGGTACCTCTGACTCCAGCCAGTACCAAGCTGTTCCTGAGTCACTCAATCTGTCACTTACTGGCCCTCAAGTGAGATAATACaaaagctgctggagcagctgttgcTGTCAAAAAGACTAAATACTGTCTCACTGTACAAATTTATGTTTATGCTCATGCACTTGTCTTCCCTTTCAGTTAAAGCTGAGGATCAATACTCTCACCAAAGCACAGCTAGCTGAGAGACATCATGTGCAGACCCTGCTTGCCCGCCTGCGAGATATCCAGCTTGCCCTGGATCTGTAATACATCTGAACCAACTTCCCAGCTCAGGGGTAGGACTTTTTGCCCCTTTCATAGGAGGGAATGATGGAAGAGATGTATCCATTCACTTAGTTCTATGTATGGCATTTATATTTGATAAATTAcgttaaattaattttgctttttttattattactctACCTGATCAAACTGGAGCTACATCTACCTCATGCTGCACTTCCAATACCTAGTTTAGGTTACTTGTCATGCGACAAAGATAAGCAACACAGATAagactttttatttcaaaatgtttacaATTAAATGAGTTCATGTCAGTAAGTCATACACTTTGCCATACAAAAATACCGTGCTACTGATACAGTTGAATTAAATGGATTCTCCATGGAGGAGAAATTCACAGCATTATCAGTACCCTCAAGGAACTTTGTTTTCACTCCTGGGCTGTGTTGCCTAACAAGCAATGTTGGTTTATTAGCTCGCTCTGCACAGTATTAAAACCATCATAAAAACAGCCACTTGCATGCTGAATCCTCTCCTCCTTCTGAGATTTCTAATAAAGCAAACATCAAGCAACCCATCCTCCATCACTACGCTAATAGTTACCTTCAGATACTCTGGATGATGCTGCTGAGTAGGAAGAAATTAAAGCTTAAACTTCCTTTGGCTCTGTCTGGATGTCATAGGCCCCagtggaaaagagggaagagattGTCTTTTTCTCTTACCCACTGGAACAAATTTACTTTCTCTTGTTAACATGACACTGAAGTTTAATCAAAAAGCTCACCATAACTTTATCCTCTCAGGGCTGACATCTGCCTTACTCTTTTCTCACTCTCAAAGGTTTAAAAAGACTTGTATCTGGTACTATACTGCTTCAGGAGGAAACTTGCTAATGCCAAGAAGTTCAACAAGATAGGTAGCTGAGAGCCACTTCAAGCTTTCAAACTCCTCCCTCTGTAAAGCGAGGAAACACTGACTCCTGGAGCCAAATGAATTTTCTCCTGCTTGTCACCCAAACAGCTACCCTCATCTGACTCATGGCTGGGCTACATCACTTAGAAGCAGTTTTATCATCCCCTCCTTCCTGTTGACAAGCTAAGCACACAGGAGTTGGCAAACTGGACATTTGTACAACAAAATTATATTCTATTTTCTGCAGTGCATACAAAGAAGGGTTTCTTTAGGAGGTCAGAGCTGTCCAAAGCCTGTCATCTCCTTGAAGCAGCAGAAAAGTAGCTCAAGCAAGGAAGTAGTATGAGAAACCTCTCAGAAAGCACAAAGGCAGGTTTCATAAGCGTGTCCACTCCAACAACCTCTGGACAGCAAAATCAGTTCTAAATGTTTGAGTGCTGGGACTTGAAACGGTTTATTCACAAAAAACAACTGACACATTGCTTTAAAACTCAATTTCTCTTCACTTTGGCAGTGGTTTTTGTCAGTGCCACACGCAGTAGATCCAAGGTGTTAGATTTTAACTCTTCTAATGTGAAGTCACAAagaggttttaaaattttacagtgGAATAAACTTCAGCACAAAGCTTTCAGCCTCCAGCACATTCCTACCATTAAGTATAAGGGCAGAAGTCAGAGCCCGTGTggcattttatttatattttgaataaGGTGAAATTGTTGCCAGTCAAGGGAGGGCCAGATTGGCACCTGGGAAGCAACAGGGGATTTCTTCAAAGagccataaatattttaaacacagtcaGTGCATAAGGCATTTCACTCTGTGCAATAAAAATTGGTCCTGAAGTAGCTGAAGCTGTCCTGTAATAGAGGAACTCATTCTTCAAAAATTTAGTGACAAAGTAACAATTAAGATACATAGcaagtaaaaacatattttagttGCTATCACATCACCCAAGAAAAATAGGCCGTGTGTCTTCTAACTCCTTGATCCAAGAGGTAAAGTTAACTGTCTCTCATAAAGACAGAAACTTTTAAGGCCTGgaatagcaaaataaaaccatggaTTAGGAAGAGGACACAGAGCTTtgtctgctttaaaaagaaaaagaaaattgcaacGTGACAGGTTCTGTTGTCTGGAATGTAGACACTGTTTTCAGGTTTAAAATACAGTACAAAGTCCATTTTTAAATGGACAATGTTAGACAAAAGAACTAAAATTGTTTAACAGTACAAAACTTGGGATGAGTGTCATGCATTGTACTGACTGACTGTTgtatattttgctttgtttgggcAATGAAGTCACCCCAGCCAGTTTCACTGTTTGGCCCTCTATGCATTCAGAGACTGCCTTTGTCTAAGAATTTGGGCAGAGTTtcttagaataaaataaatatgggAACATATTCTTTACTCAAGGTCTGAAAAACAGATACTGCAGATACAAGGTACAGGGTCTGACTCAGCCTGTCAGTGTCCCTTTAAATACAGGTA
The DNA window shown above is from Corvus hawaiiensis isolate bCorHaw1 chromosome 18, bCorHaw1.pri.cur, whole genome shotgun sequence and carries:
- the SFI1 gene encoding protein SFI1 homolog isoform X4 produces the protein MMHEIQQPPEHHVHAAGRSVAPQSATHEFQDRGHDKPGQVWYTQIQRRMLKKFQSRYLARKFFCLWAKKTFAQVLPSKARCFYDQKILQKTFGEWREQWTVCRERKFSLRADNHYRHLLLKLIFKAWRAYVCQQQGKRSKYYIAESHAKKQAMLRTWQHWLVYVGVQRTKHGMQSVALAFRERSCLRISWAVWRRQHYQKCSGHKMNILALQHWAQGLQFRAWLQWQELYLYTQSDKQKDTRAVTHHQRWELRRCMGAWLGYLDLNRVKKRQNEVAQEFCRSRTLRRCFSDWQQLWECRRRMHAHQRDLEKQAARIALWRVFAHWKHYVVLCVEEAQQCELAEKHYKCHLLELGFKGLRQNVLDTHLQQMRTNLSSRQHRVTVLQKYWNHWKSRLEEKEEEQQQALTSVAHARYRRVLMRQVFDTWLLKACKLQEYRMREKRAVLHFERQLLHCFWCCWRRRTTARLEEQEGLVRARDHYSNQLLLKAFSLWKQKTQARETERLKETEALKFHCSKCLQQTWNKWREYVGHQREKWRKLVQADLHYQHTLLGKTLASWKIYQENVQCILYQVTEKEKQHTRLLLRQVLCTWRENALALIHESKADEHYRRAILSKVLLQWRDTAWLGACHRHLKVTAVVEARKHLDIVYLQTLFLHWKELTRESLMLKAHHHRAAQHHQQHLLQKYLVKWKNYHQKCLGKKLLQRRGDELMTHRLCSASFSCWKARLLQQQWEKQKTVQALWHWSLSVQRKAFDAWLGFAKGQQEKKDGIENVTGVHHTTPLREDATRALRNTAGIKQLQGQLHTRHQLEKKQVTLKRPDVSPETRGHSSEEEPWPSKCRHLPLHPADWGSVLCGLNAIQQARLPPWKPEFPLESLESKGLLGPPFTRSEVPFQQTCVNKCSAQTGNLMLTPHMEESTCKCLSHPHPSLTCAALPSLPLWTQDMHCAGQGPELWSPASFMSQMKAGSEKRGGQPVNGHKGAHSQDSQQNSVEKKLQPNLQPHLLSPENLVGKGSHQTAAEGEKREHSSREEMVLQRKVEVELRHIQQQMQYYYSRKQELKCCQQQAQILQQWLEMSMQAGAQDGVQGVQEELGQLKLRINTLTKAQLAERHHVQTLLARLRDIQLALDL
- the SFI1 gene encoding protein SFI1 homolog isoform X3, translated to MPAARKEEQVLYCRVSCKEASYAQDLAALAGLCWCSKDKTWDAVCGTGIQGKKLFAAWLQWQELYLYTQSDKQKDTRAVTHHQRWELRRCMGAWLGYLDLNRVKKRQNEVAQEFCRSRTLRRCFSDWQQLWECRRRMHAHQRDLEKQAARIALWRVFAHWKHYVVLCVEEAQQCELAEKHYKCHLLELGFKGLRQNVLDTHLQQMRTNLSSRQHRVTVLQKYWNHWKSRLEEKEEEQQQALTSVAHARYRRVLMRQVFDTWLLKACKLQEYRMREKRAVLHFERQLLHCFWCCWRRRTTARLEEQEGLVRARDHYSNQLLLKAFSLWKQKTQARETERLKETEALKFHCSKCLQQTWNKWREYVGHQREKWRKLVQADLHYQHTLLGKTLASWKIYQENVQCILYQVTEKEKQHTRLLLRQVLCTWRENALALIHESKADEHYRRAILSKVLLQWRDTAWLGACHRHLKVTAVVEARKHLDIVYLQTLFLHWKELTRESLMLKAHHHRAAQHHQQHLLQKYLVKWKNYHQKCLGKKLLQRRGDELMTHRLCSASFSCWKARLLQQQWEKQKTVQALWHWSLSVQRKAFDAWLGFAKGQQEKKDGIENVTGVHHTTPLREDATRALRNTAGIKQLQGQLHTRHQLEKKQVTLKRPDVSPETRGHSSEEEPWPSKCRHLPLHPADWGSVLCGLNAIQQARLPPWKPEFPLESLESKGLLGPPFTRSEVPFQQTCVNKCSAQTGNLMLTPHMEESTCKCLSHPHPSLTCAALPSLPLWTQDMHCAGQGPELWSPASFMSQMKAGSEKRGGQPVNGHKGAHSQDSQQNSVEKKLQPNLQPHLLSPENLVGKGSHQTAAEGEKREHSSREEMVLQRKVEVELRHIQQQMQYYYSRKQELKCCQQQAQILQQWLEMSMQAGAQDGVQGVQEELGQLKLRINTLTKAQLAERHHVQTLLARLRDIQLALDL
- the SFI1 gene encoding protein SFI1 homolog isoform X2, whose product is MENFRSRYLARKFFCLWAKKTFAQVLPSKARCFYDQKILQKTFGEWREQWTVCRERKFSLRADNHYRHLLLKLIFKAWRAYVCQQQGKRSKYYIAESHAKKQAMLRTWQHWLVYVGVQRTKHGMQSVALAFRERSCLRISWAVWRRQHYQKCSGHKMNILALQHWAQGLQFRAWLQWQELYLYTQSDKQKDTRAVTHHQRWELRRCMGAWLGYLDLNRVKKRQNEVAQEFCRSRTLRRCFSDWQQLWECRRRMHAHQRDLEKQAARIALWRVFAHWKHYVVLCVEEAQQCELAEKHYKCHLLELGFKGLRQNVLDTHLQQMRTNLSSRQHRVTVLQKYWNHWKSRLEEKEEEQQQALTSVAHARYRRVLMRQVFDTWLLKACKLQEYRMREKRAVLHFERQLLHCFWCCWRRRTTARLEEQEGLVRARDHYSNQLLLKAFSLWKQKTQARETERLKETEALKFHCSKCLQQTWNKWREYVGHQREKWRKLVQADLHYQHTLLGKTLASWKIYQENVQCILYQVTEKEKQHTRLLLRQVLCTWRENALALIHESKADEHYRRAILSKVLLQWRDTAWLGACHRHLKVTAVVEARKHLDIVYLQTLFLHWKELTRESLMLKAHHHRAAQHHQQHLLQKYLVKWKNYHQKCLGKKLLQRRGDELMTHRLCSASFSCWKARLLQQQWEKQKTVQALWHWSLSVQRKAFDAWLGFAKGQQEKKDGIENVTGVHHTTPLREDATRALRNTAGIKQLQGQLHTRHQLEKKQVTLKRPDVSPETRGHSSEEEPWPSKCRHLPLHPADWGSVLCGLNAIQQARLPPWKPEFPLESLESKGLLGPPFTRSEVPFQQTCVNKCSAQTGNLMLTPHMEESTCKCLSHPHPSLTCAALPSLPLWTQDMHCAGQGPELWSPASFMSQMKAGSEKRGGQPVNGHKGAHSQDSQQNSVEKKLQPNLQPHLLSPENLVGKGSHQTAAEGEKREHSSREEMVLQRKVEVELRHIQQQMQYYYSRKQELKCCQQQAQILQQWLEMSMQAGAQDGVQGVQEELGQLKLRINTLTKAQLAERHHVQTLLARLRDIQLALDL